From a single Cytophagales bacterium WSM2-2 genomic region:
- a CDS encoding polysaccharide deacetylase yields the protein MWRIPTTSKELYLTFDDGPVPGPTEFVLTELKKVNAKATFFCIGDNVRKHPSIFEKVIADGHGIGNHTFNHLKGWSTPINLYLDNVALCERQMATHQQKTNLFRPPYGRISTRQVKALKPNYRIVMWDVLTHDYSKNISRQNCLNGSIKATRLGSIIVFHDSLKAERNLTHVLPKFLEHFSSLGFEFKPLPQ from the coding sequence TTGTGGCGTATCCCGACAACAAGCAAAGAGCTTTACCTTACATTTGATGATGGTCCTGTGCCGGGCCCAACAGAATTTGTTCTGACTGAGTTAAAAAAAGTAAATGCAAAAGCAACTTTCTTTTGCATTGGAGATAATGTACGAAAGCATCCATCCATTTTTGAAAAAGTAATAGCCGATGGTCATGGAATTGGCAATCATACATTTAATCATTTGAAGGGATGGTCGACACCAATTAACCTCTATTTGGACAATGTGGCGTTGTGTGAAAGGCAAATGGCAACTCATCAGCAAAAGACCAACCTTTTTCGTCCACCTTATGGACGCATTTCAACCAGGCAAGTCAAAGCGTTGAAACCAAATTACCGCATCGTCATGTGGGACGTGCTCACTCATGATTATTCAAAAAATATCTCGCGTCAAAATTGCCTGAATGGATCAATCAAAGCCACACGACTCGGATCGATCATCGTGTTTCATGATAGCTTGAAAGCGGAGCGAAATCTTACACACGTGCTGCCTAAATTTCTGGAACATTTTTCTTCTCTTGGATTCGAATTTAAACCGTTACCCCAATGA